In Deinococcus irradiatisoli, the genomic stretch CGCCCTGATCGCGCAGGCCCTCGGTGCGGGCGCGCAGGATGAAGGCCAGGTTCGGCAGGCCCAACCCGTTGCCTTCGCCGAACACTTCCCAGAAGTTCAGGCCGTGGTAGCTGGGGCTGGCCTCGGTCATCAGCGGGTAGCGTCCGTTACCCCAGTTGAACCTGCCGCCGTCCACGATCACGCCGCCGATGCCGTTGCCGTGCCCGCCGATCCATTTCGAGGCGCTCTCGACCAGGATGTCGGCGCCGTGCCTCAGCGGCTGGGCGAAGTAGCCGCCAGCCCCGAAGGTGTTGTCCACGATCACCGCCACCCCCTGGGCGTGGGCGGCTTCGGCAATCGCCTCGAAATCTGGGATGTTCAGCGCCGGGTTGCCGATGGTCTCCAGGTACACGGCGCGGGTCTTGTCGTCGATCAGGGCAGCGAACTCCTCGGCCCTTTCCTCGCCGGACGTGAAGCGCACCTCGATGCCCAGGCGCGCCAGCGTCACCTTGAACTGATTCACCGTGCCGCCGTAGAGGTTCGGCGTGCTCACGATGTTGTCGCCCGCCTGCGCCAGCGTGGTGATCGCCAGAAACTGCGCGGCGTGTCCGCTCGCCACCGCCAGCGCGCCCACCCCGCCTTCCAGGGCAGCGATGCGCTGCTCGAACACGTCGGTGGTGGGGTTCATAATCCGCGAGTAGATGTTGCCGAACGCCTGCAACCCGAACAGCTTGGCGGCGTGTTCCGGCGACTCGAACACGTAACTGTTGGTGGCGTAGATCGGCACGGCCTGCGCGCCGGTGGCGGCGTCGGGTTTCTGACCGGCATGGACCTGCAGGGTTTCGAAGCGTTGCTCGGACATGGGTAAGCCTCCGGGGATGCTCAGCGTTCGCGGCTGAGAAGAGTGTTTCCGGGGCCAACAAAAAGCCCCTCGCCTGACTGGAGGGAGGGACGCGGTATATGCGCGCTGAAAAACCCTGCCCTTATCGTTCCCATGCGCGGTCATCGTTAACGCTTGCGCTGGGTCTGGAAGAGCACCGAGTACCGTGATGAGGGCCGGTTGCTGCGCCGTCGTCGAGCCAGGTCTCTCGGGCGCTCTGGATAAGAGTGTTCACGAGCCGGCCAAGCGGCCCTTCACGAACGTCAACGAGTCTAGCGCCCGGTGCCGGGCAGGGTCAAGCCGGGCGGCGCAGCGGAAAGCGCCGGGCGGGCGCGAACTTCTGATACTTTGCCACCTGTGACTGACCTCGTTCATACGCCCGCCGAACTGCGCGCCGCCCTGCGCGCCCTCAGCCCGGCGCCGCTGGGCCTGGTGCCCACCATGGGCGCCCTGCACGAAGGCCACGCCCACCTGATTCGCCGCGCCCGCCTGGACCGGCAGCGGGTGGTGCTGAGCGTGTTCGTCAATCCGTTGCAGTTCGGCCCGAACGAGGACTACGCCGCCTACCCGCGCACCCTGGAGCACGACCTGCGCCTGGCCGAGGCCGAGGGGGTGGACCTGGTGTTCGCGCCGAGCGCCGAGCAGATGTACCCGCCGGGCTACGCCACGCGGGTGAGCGTGCCGGGCGTCTCGGAGGGCTTCGACGGCGCCTCGCGCCCCGGCCACTTCACCGGCGTCGCCACGGTGGTACTCAAGCTGCTGAACCTGGTGCAGCCGCAGCGGGCCTACTTCGGCGAGAAGGACTGGCAGCAGCTGATGGTGATTCGCCACCTGGCACGCGATTTGAACTTGCCGCTGGAAATCGTGGGGGTGTCGACGGTGCGCTCCGATCAGCCCGGCGAGGAGGGACTGGCACTGAGCAGCCGCAACAGCTACTTCACGCCGGAGCAGCGGCGGCGTGCGTCGGTGCTGGCGCGGTCTCTCCAGGCGGCGCAGGCGAGGTACGCAGCAGGGGAGCGACAGGCCAGCGCGCTGCTCTCGGCGGCCCGCGTCGTGCTGGACAGCGAGCCCGAACTCAGCCTCGATTACCTCAGCCTGGTCGACGGTGACATGCATGAAATAGAGCGAATCGATAATGAAGGCGTGTCTACGCTGCACCTTTCCGAATACCGCCTGCTGGTGGCCGCCCGGCTGTTCGGCGTGCGCCTGATCGACAACATGCCGCTGCTCTCCACCGGAGAAACGCGGTGAACCTCGACGAATTGCTGCGCCAGATGCTGGCCCGCCGGGTCAGCGACGTGCACCTGCAGGCCGGCAGCCCGCCCACCGGCCGGGTCGACGGCCAGCTGATGCAGTTCGGCGGCCAGATGCTGATGCCGCCCGACACCCAGGCGCTGGCGCAGAGCATTCTCAGCGCCGACCAGTGGGAGGATTTCGAGTACCGCAACGAACTCGACACCGCCTACAGCGTGGCGGGCCTGGGAAGATTTCGCTGCAACATCTTCCGTCAGCGCGGCGCGGTGGGCATCGTCATGCGGGTGGTGGGCGACAGCATTCCCAATTTCGAATCGCTGGGCCTGCCGGTGGAGGTGCTGCGGAGCTTTTCCGAGGCTTCGCGCGGCCTGATTCTGGTGACCGGGCCGACCGGCGCCGGCAAGAGCACCACCATGGCCAGCATGGTGGACCACATCAACCGGACCTTTGCCTACAACATCATCACCATCGAGGACCCCATCGAAATTCTGCACCGCAACCAGCGCAGCCTGGTGGTGCAGCGCGAGGTCGGCACCGACACCCGCGATTTTCGCAACGCCCTCAAGTACGCCATGCGCCAGGACCCCGACGTGATCCTAATCGGTGAGATGCGGGACAAGGAAACGGTGGAAGCGGCCCTGACCGCCGCCCAGACCGGCCACCTGGTGCTCTCGACCCTGCACACCCTCGACGCCATGCGGACCATCAGCCGCATCATCGATTTCTTCCCTCCGTACGAGCGCACCCAGATCCGGGTGATGCTGGCCGAGTCGCTGGTGGGCATCATCAGTCAGCGGCTGCTCAAGCGCGCCGACGGTATCGGGCGGGTGCTGGGCCACGAGGTGCTGATCAACACACCGCTGATCAGCGAATTTATCCGCGACGAGCAGCGGACCCACGAGATCAAAGACGCTTTGATCGAGGACAACATCCGCGGCATGCACACCTTCGATCAGAGCCTGCTGGAACTGTACCGCCAGAACCTGATCACCATGGACGAAGCCGGCGACAACGCCACCAGCCCCAACGAATTCAAGGTGATGGTTACCCGCTCCGGCATGCGCTGAGGGTCTTCAGGGCGTACCAGGCCACGCCCCCAGCAGCTGCCGGAGCGTGACGATCTGGCCGAAATGGTAGGCGTTGTGCAGGCCGACATTCACCGCCAGCTTGTACCCGGCTGTCCAGCCCGGTTCGCCAGCAGTGGCGGGAAAGATGACCCGCTCCAGCACCTCTGGCCTGGAGGCGTAGCCGCGCAGTTTTTCGTCGACGTCCAGCAGGGCCTGCGCCAGTTCGGGCCACTGGGCGGCGCTGACGCCGGGCCAGTCGGCGCGAGTTTCCGGCGCACGTCCCTCGATCAAATCGAGGTTGAAACGCAGGTTGCCGAGCAGATGCGCCGCGATCTCGGCGATGCTGTGCGGCGCGCCGGGCAAGTGGGCGGTGGCCTGCTCGCCGCTCAGGCCGCCGAGGAGGCGTTTCAGCGGCGCGAATTCGGTGGGGGCCAGGAGGCGCTGGAGCGTGTCGGGCGGCGGGCCGAACAGGAGATCGCCGTGCATGCCTCCAGTTTAGGGCGACAGTCTCTGCCAACAGCTTTTGCTACCTTGCCCAGCATGACTGGACTGACCGACACCATCGCCGCCGTCGCCACCGCTCCGGGCAGCGCCGGGGTGGGCATCGTGCGCGTCAGCGGCCCGGCGGCGCTGACGGTGGCCGACGCGGTGTTTCGCGGGCGCCGGCGCCCCAGCCGCACGCCCGGCGGGCGCTTCCTCTACGGAGCCTTTGTCGGCGAGGATGGCGAGACGCTCGACGAGGGGCTGTGCCTGGTGTTCCGATCTCCGCACAGCTACA encodes the following:
- a CDS encoding type IV pilus twitching motility protein PilT, with the translated sequence MNLDELLRQMLARRVSDVHLQAGSPPTGRVDGQLMQFGGQMLMPPDTQALAQSILSADQWEDFEYRNELDTAYSVAGLGRFRCNIFRQRGAVGIVMRVVGDSIPNFESLGLPVEVLRSFSEASRGLILVTGPTGAGKSTTMASMVDHINRTFAYNIITIEDPIEILHRNQRSLVVQREVGTDTRDFRNALKYAMRQDPDVILIGEMRDKETVEAALTAAQTGHLVLSTLHTLDAMRTISRIIDFFPPYERTQIRVMLAESLVGIISQRLLKRADGIGRVLGHEVLINTPLISEFIRDEQRTHEIKDALIEDNIRGMHTFDQSLLELYRQNLITMDEAGDNATSPNEFKVMVTRSGMR
- a CDS encoding DinB family protein; translated protein: MHGDLLFGPPPDTLQRLLAPTEFAPLKRLLGGLSGEQATAHLPGAPHSIAEIAAHLLGNLRFNLDLIEGRAPETRADWPGVSAAQWPELAQALLDVDEKLRGYASRPEVLERVIFPATAGEPGWTAGYKLAVNVGLHNAYHFGQIVTLRQLLGAWPGTP
- a CDS encoding O-acetylhomoserine aminocarboxypropyltransferase/cysteine synthase family protein → MSEQRFETLQVHAGQKPDAATGAQAVPIYATNSYVFESPEHAAKLFGLQAFGNIYSRIMNPTTDVFEQRIAALEGGVGALAVASGHAAQFLAITTLAQAGDNIVSTPNLYGGTVNQFKVTLARLGIEVRFTSGEERAEEFAALIDDKTRAVYLETIGNPALNIPDFEAIAEAAHAQGVAVIVDNTFGAGGYFAQPLRHGADILVESASKWIGGHGNGIGGVIVDGGRFNWGNGRYPLMTEASPSYHGLNFWEVFGEGNGLGLPNLAFILRARTEGLRDQGATLAPQQAWNFIQGLETLSLRGERHAQNALALAQWLSQQPEVSKVTYPGLESHPHFERARKYLPRGAGGVLTFELSGGRAAGEAFIGRVKLAQHVANVGDTKTLVIHPASTTHSQLDEAAQTRGGVTPGLVRVSVGIEHIEDIKEDFAQALVGVLEQV
- the panC gene encoding pantoate--beta-alanine ligase, whose amino-acid sequence is MTDLVHTPAELRAALRALSPAPLGLVPTMGALHEGHAHLIRRARLDRQRVVLSVFVNPLQFGPNEDYAAYPRTLEHDLRLAEAEGVDLVFAPSAEQMYPPGYATRVSVPGVSEGFDGASRPGHFTGVATVVLKLLNLVQPQRAYFGEKDWQQLMVIRHLARDLNLPLEIVGVSTVRSDQPGEEGLALSSRNSYFTPEQRRRASVLARSLQAAQARYAAGERQASALLSAARVVLDSEPELSLDYLSLVDGDMHEIERIDNEGVSTLHLSEYRLLVAARLFGVRLIDNMPLLSTGETR